In Lycium ferocissimum isolate CSIRO_LF1 chromosome 11, AGI_CSIRO_Lferr_CH_V1, whole genome shotgun sequence, a single genomic region encodes these proteins:
- the LOC132038509 gene encoding uncharacterized protein LOC132038509 has product MVTSKTEVPTFTFHQMGNLMIKLKQLTVNFSFLDAVKEMPEFAKFVKDLLTKKRSIQHETVNLTHHVSSIIASTIVQKKGDPGAFTIPFNIAHHAVACALCDNGASINLMPLVIYKQSGLGIPRPTFMQLQMADRSIKRPVWVVDDVLV; this is encoded by the exons atggtaACTTCGAAAACAGAAGTTCCAACCTTTACATTCCACCAAATGGGCAATCTAATGATCAAG TTGAAGCAGTTAACGGTGAATTTTTCATTCTTAGATGCTGTAAAAGAGATGCCCGAATTTGCTAAGTTCGTGAAAGACCTTCTTACAAAGAAGAGGTCTATTCAACATGAGACAGTGAATCTAACTCATCACGTGAGTTCGATTATTGCTTCCACCATAGTTCAAAAAAAGGGAGATCCAGGGGCATTTACTATTCCGTTTAATATTGCACATCATGCTGTCGCTTGTgctttgtgtgataatggggcgagtatCAATCTAATGCCTCTTGTTATTTACAAGCAATCCGGATTAGGAATACCTAGACCGACTTTTATGCAATTACAAATGGCGGATAGATCCATCAAGAGGCCAGTTTGGGTTGTAGATGATGTGTTGGTATAA